In Rhodothermus sp., the genomic window TCATCGCCACGCATAACCTGGCACTGGCAGCCCTGGCCGATCGGGTGTTACGTCTCGAACAGGGACGCCTGGTTCCCGAGTCGATCCCCTCCTGAACGTCTGGGCCTACCTGGCGTAAAAACGGACCGAGAAATTCATAACTGCTGGTGAAAGCATCATGGCCGAACCGGTGGTACTGGATCCGGCGGTCGGGTATATCGACGTTCCTCTTGATCCCTCGCTGGACCTGATCGCAGAAATCAACCGGCTCCGGAAAGAAAAAAATGCGATCATCCTGGCGCACTACTATCAGGAGCCGATTATCCAGGACCTGGCCGATTATATTGGTGATTCGCTGGGGCTGTCGCGTAAGGCGGCCGAAACCGACGCCGACCTGATCGTCTTTGCCGGCGTGCATTTCATGGCCGAGACGGCCAAGATCCTTAATCCCGATAAGAAGGTAGTGATTCCGGATCTGAACGCCGGCTGTTCGCTGGCCGATAGTTGTCCGGCCGACGCATTTGCTGCTTTCAAGGCGCAGTATCCGGATCACATTGTCGTCTCCTACATCAACTGTTCGGCAGCCGTCAAGGCGCTCAGCGACGTTATCTGCACCTCGTCTAATGCCGAGCACATCATCCGTCAGATTCCACCCGAGCAACCCATCATTTTTGCGCCAGACCGTAATCTGGGGCGCTATCTGATGCGTAAGACCGGTCGTGAGATGGTGCTCTGGGAAGGCGTCTGTATCGTGCATGAGACCTTCAATGAAAAAAAGATCTTGCAACTGAAGGCGCGCTATCCAGATGCCCTGGTGCTGGCCCATCCGGAGTGTGAGGAGGCTGTGCTGCAGCATGCCGATTTTATCGGCTCCACTTCGGCCATCCGTCGCTTTGCGCGCGAAAGTGCGCACACGACCTTTATCGTGGCGACCGAGGAGGGCATTCTGCATCAGAT contains:
- the nadA gene encoding quinolinate synthase NadA; translated protein: MAEPVVLDPAVGYIDVPLDPSLDLIAEINRLRKEKNAIILAHYYQEPIIQDLADYIGDSLGLSRKAAETDADLIVFAGVHFMAETAKILNPDKKVVIPDLNAGCSLADSCPADAFAAFKAQYPDHIVVSYINCSAAVKALSDVICTSSNAEHIIRQIPPEQPIIFAPDRNLGRYLMRKTGREMVLWEGVCIVHETFNEKKILQLKARYPDALVLAHPECEEAVLQHADFIGSTSAIRRFARESAHTTFIVATEEGILHQMRKDCPEKTFIPAPPDNGCNCSQCPHMRLHTLEKLYLALRYEQPEITMDEELRQRALRPILRMLEMSRDIR